A genomic region of Lonchura striata isolate bLonStr1 chromosome 8, bLonStr1.mat, whole genome shotgun sequence contains the following coding sequences:
- the INSIG2 gene encoding insulin-induced gene 2 protein isoform X1: MAENDAMPTLPKKCGPYISSVTSRGMNLVIRGVVLFFIGVFLALVLNLLQIQRNVTLFPPDVITSIFSSAWWVPPCCGTASAVIGLLYPCMDRHLGEPHKFKREWSSVMRCVAVFVGINHASAKVDFANNIQLSLTLAALSIGLWWTFDRSRSGFGLGVGIAFLATLVSQLLVYNGVYQYTSPDFLYVRSWLPCIFFAGGITMGNIGRQLAMYECKVIAEKSHED, from the exons ATGGCAGAAAATGATGCAATGCCAACCTTACCAAAAAAGTGTGGCCCATACATTTCATCTGTAACCAGTCGTGGCATGAATTTGGTAATTCGTGGTGTAGTGCTGTTTTTCATTGGTGTATTTCTTGCATTAGTATTAAACTTGCTTCAGATCCAGAGAAACGTTACTCTCTTCCCCCCTGATGTGATCACAAGCATCTTCTCCTCAGCTTGGTGGGTACCACCTTGCTGTGGCACAGCATCAG CTGTGATTGGGTTATTGTACCCCTGCATGGACAGACATCTGGGAGAGCCACATAAGTTCAAGAGAGAATGGTCCAGTGTAATGCGATGTGTAGCAGTCTTTGTGGGAATAAATCATGCCAGTGCT AAGGTAGATTTTGCCAACAATATCCAGCTGTCTCTCACGTTGGCAGCCCTGTCCATTGGGCTGTGGTGGACCTTTGACAGGTCACGGAGTGGCTTTGGTCTTGGAGTAGGAATTGCTTTTCTGGCCACGTTGGTGTCACAGCTTCTGGTGTACAATGGAGTTTATCA ATACACATCCCCAGACTTCCTCTATGTCCGCTCCTGGTTGCCATGTATATTTTTTGCTGGTGGAATAACAATGGGCAACATTGGCAGGCAGTTGGCAATG TATGAATGCAAAGTCATTGCTGAGAAGTCTCATGAGGACTGA
- the INSIG2 gene encoding insulin-induced gene 2 protein isoform X2 codes for MDRHLGEPHKFKREWSSVMRCVAVFVGINHASAKVDFANNIQLSLTLAALSIGLWWTFDRSRSGFGLGVGIAFLATLVSQLLVYNGVYQYTSPDFLYVRSWLPCIFFAGGITMGNIGRQLAMYECKVIAEKSHED; via the exons ATGGACAGACATCTGGGAGAGCCACATAAGTTCAAGAGAGAATGGTCCAGTGTAATGCGATGTGTAGCAGTCTTTGTGGGAATAAATCATGCCAGTGCT AAGGTAGATTTTGCCAACAATATCCAGCTGTCTCTCACGTTGGCAGCCCTGTCCATTGGGCTGTGGTGGACCTTTGACAGGTCACGGAGTGGCTTTGGTCTTGGAGTAGGAATTGCTTTTCTGGCCACGTTGGTGTCACAGCTTCTGGTGTACAATGGAGTTTATCA ATACACATCCCCAGACTTCCTCTATGTCCGCTCCTGGTTGCCATGTATATTTTTTGCTGGTGGAATAACAATGGGCAACATTGGCAGGCAGTTGGCAATG TATGAATGCAAAGTCATTGCTGAGAAGTCTCATGAGGACTGA